The genomic window CAATTACGTTGGTTGTATAGATAATTCTCCTGATTGGATAAGGGTATTTGAAATACGCCGTCAATTCCAACCAGTTTCTTTCCCAGGAGCGAACTATAATTGGGTGCTTCTTACCCCACTTTTCCTTGAACATTTCCCAGTTCAATTCCGCTTCTTCCAAGGTAAATGCCTGGTACACTTTTTTGAGGTCAGGGATTAATTTCTTTCGGTCTTTCCAGGAAACATATTTCATTGAGTTGCGAATTTGGTGAATCACACAGAGTTATTTCCGTCTTGGGGAACACGGTGTTTATAGCCTCGGAGAACCCTGAAAGCCCATCCTTACAGGCTATGAGGATGTCCTGTACACCCCTATTCTTCAGGTCATTACAGACCCCTAACCAGAAACTGGCACTTTCATTCTCCCCAATCCATATACCTAATATGTCTTTATTCCCCGCTAGAGTGATGCCCAATACACTGTATGCAGCCTTATTAATAATTCTGCTGTCCTCGCGTACTTTGAAGTGGATAGCATCTAGATAGATGATTGGATAGACACGCTCTAGCGGCCGTGATTGCCATTCAGCGATTAGTGGCAGTATCTTGTCTGTGACTCTGCTGACCATGGTGGGGGATACGTCAATTCCGTAGATGTCCCGCATATGACCTTCAATATCCCTAGTGGTCATTCCTTTGGCGTACATGGCGATAATCTGGTCTTCTAGATCGTTGGATGTGGTTTCGTACTTCTTGATAATTCTTGGCTTAAAATTACCTTTTCGATCGCGGGGTATTTCAACTGTAGATTTCCCTAACTTGGTTTGTAGTGTTTTCTTGCTATAACCATTCCGGCTGTTACCAGAATTGTTGCCTTCAACACTGTTCTTTTTGTACCCCAGGTGCTCATCCATCTCTGCCTCGAATATCTGCTGTAAGGTGTCTTTAAAGAGGTCTCTGAGCATGTTATGGACATCATCGACAGTTTCACATTCACGGGCTAATTCTTTGATGGTTTTGTTCTCGGCTTGTTGCATAAATGGTCAACTCCTTTAGTTGGTAGTTATACCCATTTACACAATCTTTATTACGCTCTCGAGCAAAAAAGACTCTGCACGTAGCAGAGCCTAGAGTTTTAGTTAAAATTTTTACTAATTGTCGCAGATTCCGCAAGCTCAGCAATGAATTCTTCTACCCGCGCTTCCCTTGCATCGGAATGCAGCATTATCCTAATTTGTTCTTTGAGCTCATCATCTAGCGGCATGAATTGTGATGGCTCAATATCCAGTACCTGGATTATATGCAAGCCATAACCTGATTCTATCGGCTCGCTAATTTCATCAACTTCCATGGTAAAGGCCGCGTCACCAAATTCCGGAACAACACTGTCTTTCTCCAACCAGCCCAAGTAACCGCCGTCTTCGCCAGAAATATCGACCGAGTACTCCTCAGCCAGCTGGGCAAAGTCGGCCCCGTTCTGAAGTTGGTTATACAGATCATCGGCCAGGGTGGCAGACCTTTCCAACAGTTCATCATCATCTAAATCTTCATCGGGAAAATTGTCTGCGTTAATTAAGATATGACGCACTTCCCGACGTTCCGGTTCAGCAAACACAGTGCTACGCCGTGCATTGTAGTATTCTTGAACCTCGTCTTCCGTCGGCTCGGGAACGGCTTCCCGGACTTCGTCCAACAGTCTGAGAATCTGCTCATAATCCCGGAAAAGACGTCTTAAATCTTCTTCTTTAACTTCCACTTCCTGCAGTCTTGCCTGGTAGCGACTCTCGCTGCCGTCCAAATAGCCGTTAATGACTGAGGTCCGGAAATCAAGATAGTTTTTTTCTGCCCTTTCTTCGTCCCACTCAACTTCACGACGCTCGGCCTCAGCAATCAGCAAGAATTCGTCAATCAGCATGTCCAGTAATTGAAGTTGTCCTTCTTTATCCATCTCTGCGGCTGGATCATGGAGGCGGCGCAGGTTAAGTTGAAATTCAAACTCTTCCCGTGTCAGCTCAAAATCATCGATGGTTGCGTAAACAGCGGGCGTTCCTGATGAACAGGCCGACAATAACATCACAGCCGTCAAAAAGATAGTTAAAAAACTAAATATTTTTTTCATTTTTACACCCCCATTAAGCTGCCTTTTATTCTAACAGAAAAGAGTACGTCGCTCAATGTCAATTCTTTGCGATTTCGTCAAGACTTTGAAAACTGATGCAGTAGCTGTTCAAGCTCGCCAAGGATATTTTTCTCGACTTTCCAGGTAACAAGCGGCCCGTTGCCTGCCTTGAAATCCAGCTGTCCGCGGTGTTTGGCCCAGAGCTTTTGCAATACCTCGCCATCTGGCCCCCTGTTTTGCGCAAACTCCAACCGCAGCGCCGATTCACCGGTCAACTTACTCTCAGCGTGGGAAATTGACTCGATACCAATGCTTCCAGCCAAAACACGAATGCGGCCAACATCCAGCAAATTTGTCACCGCCTGCGGCGGGGCGCCAAACCTGTCAGTGAGCTCACCCTCCAACTCGTCAATTGCTGAGAGGGACTCAGCGTCCTTAACCTGACGGTAAACATAGATTTTTTCCTGCTCAGGCAGATAGGCCTCTGGAATGTACGCGCTAAGGGGAAGCTCGATGGAAACCTCAGTTTTTGCCGGTTGTTTAGCAATCTGCCCGGTAATTTCTTTTATTTTTTCGTCCAGAAGCTTGCAATAGAGATCAAACCCAACCGCGCTGATAAAACCATGCTGCTCGGGCCCAATTATATTGCCGGCGCCCCGGATTTCCAAATCTTTAAGCGCAATCTTGTAACCCGACCCCAACTCGGTAAATTCCTTGATTGCAGCCAGACGTTTTTGCGCTTTCTCCGAAAGAACTTTGTCGCGCCGATAAGTAAAATATGCATATGCCAGCCGACGCCCCCTGCCCACACGACCCCGCAACTGGTAGAGCTGGGATAATCCCAGGCGATCGGCATCATATATAAAAACTGTGTTGACATTGGGTATGTCTAATCCATTTTCGATTATGGTTGTGCTCAGCAAAACGTTGTATTTGCCATCATAAAAATCGACCATCGTGCGCTCCATAAGTCCTTCAGCCATTTGGCCATGGACAACCCCGATTTGCACCTCGGGCAAAAGATTGCGAAGCCGACCAGCCAAGGAATCGATGCCCTGAACCCGGTTGTAAACAAGATAGATCTGCCCCCCCCGGTCCAATTCGCGCCTAATGGCCGAGACCGCCAATTGATCAGCATATTCAAGCACATAAGTTTGCACCGGGAAACGCCCTTCCGGCGGCGTATTAATTACGCTTAAGTCCCGGACCCCAAGAAGGGCCATATGTAAGGTCCGGGGGATCGGTGTTGCCGTCATGGTCAAGACATCTATATTTGCCTTCAGTTCCTTGATCTGCTCTTTGTGGCCGACTCCAAACCTCTGCTCTTCGTCAACAATCAATAGTCCTAACTCTGGGAGCTTGATATCTTTTTGCAGCAGCCGGTGTGTTCCAATCAGGATATCAACTGTGCCGGCATTGGCAGCACGCACCACCTGCTTTTGGTCCTGGGGCCCCCGAAATCGACTGAGCACCTCTACTTTTATCGGGAATGGCGCAAGGCGCTCGCAAAAGGTCCGGTAATGCTGCTGGGCCAAAACAGTTGTCGGCGCAAGGACAGCGACCTGTTTACCGTCCATTACGGCCTTCATTGCCGCCCGCAGCGCCACCTCTGTCTTGCCGTAACCCACGTCCCCACACAACAGACGATCCATTGGCTGGGATAACTCCATATCGCGTTTGACTTCTTCAATCGCACGAAGTTGGTCTGGAGTTTCTTGAAACGGAAAGCTGTTTTCTAACTCTTGCTGCCAAGGTGTATCCGGTGCAAAAGCATGCCCACGCTCAGCTTGGCGGCGGGCATATAACTTCAGGAGGTCAAACGCAAGACTTTGAACTGATTCTCGCACCTTTTTCTTCACCCGTTGCCAATCGCCACCACTCAACGAATAAAGCTTCGGCGGCTTATCCTGGCCGCCAACATAGCGTTGCAGATGCTGAACCTGTTCGGTAGGCAGATAGAGCTTATCTTTTCCAGCATACCGGATATACAGGTAATCTTTCTTAATACCTGCTATTTCCCTGGTGACCACACCCATGAACTGCCCAATACCATAATTAGAATGGACGACATATTCGCCAGGCTTGAGACTATTGATATCACCGGCGCTCATACCCGCAGGCTGGCGAACACGTTTCGGCCGGTGGCGGACACTGATCTCCCCATGGGTAAGAACAACCAGGCCAGGATCTAGGAGCTCAAATCCGCTGCTTAAATTGCCGGTTATTAAATTGACCATACCGGAAACAATCTTATCTGAGCTGTTTACCGGCAGATCATGCTCCTTTAAGTCGACAGCCAGCTGTTCCCCCGGAGCAGGGGAAATAATCACAACTGTACTGTTGCGCTTTAACCAGGCCTTAACTTCGTCCACCAACAACTGTTGCTGGCCGTAAAAGCTGGGGACCTGACGAAAGGGGACGCTGCCAAGGCTGGAAAGGGTAAAACTACCCGCCGAGCGCAGCAAAAGACCAAAATGGCAGGTTGGCACATGCTGCCAACGGTGGATTAGATCAGCAAGTGGAATGTACGGCTGCAAATCAGGGAGGACCTTGCCTGATTCAAGCAAATTTTTATGCCGGTCAATTAATTCGCTTTGATAAAGCTCCAATTGCTTGATTAGGTCCGGCGTTTCAGAAACGACAGTAAGCCCGTCGGCAAAATATTCGGGCAAGGTGAATATGTGATCAAACATGTATTGAATATAACGCTGATAACCGGCCCAATAGTGAAGATTAGCGAAGCGTTCCCGGTCCTCGTCAAGCCGCGGCTGATAGAGAGCCGAGACCTTGGCTGTGTCCAGTCTTTCCAGGATCCGAGCCCGAATTTCGTCGTCCACTAACAGCATTCTGGCGGGACCACACTCAAACTCCGACAGCTGCCTGCGGGAGCGTTGTGTTTCCAAATCAATTGTGCGGATTG from Bacillota bacterium includes these protein-coding regions:
- the mfd gene encoding transcription-repair coupling factor; translated protein: MADMKTVSADILDNLELRQKFANGGHHLVYGVTGSQRAMLLAAFVRDMDCPVLYIAADLREADVLLADFEFFYGGKGFLYPPRLVMAGEADAESHEVEIQRLAALEQVARGHSCLIVATAAAVMEPLPPPEHIRTRRLKLAPGVRRDPSEIALQLLQMGYQRVDQVEGPGQFSHRGEILDIFGATADEACRIQYFDVEIESIRTIDLETQRSRRQLSEFECGPARMLLVDDEIRARILERLDTAKVSALYQPRLDEDRERFANLHYWAGYQRYIQYMFDHIFTLPEYFADGLTVVSETPDLIKQLELYQSELIDRHKNLLESGKVLPDLQPYIPLADLIHRWQHVPTCHFGLLLRSAGSFTLSSLGSVPFRQVPSFYGQQQLLVDEVKAWLKRNSTVVIISPAPGEQLAVDLKEHDLPVNSSDKIVSGMVNLITGNLSSGFELLDPGLVVLTHGEISVRHRPKRVRQPAGMSAGDINSLKPGEYVVHSNYGIGQFMGVVTREIAGIKKDYLYIRYAGKDKLYLPTEQVQHLQRYVGGQDKPPKLYSLSGGDWQRVKKKVRESVQSLAFDLLKLYARRQAERGHAFAPDTPWQQELENSFPFQETPDQLRAIEEVKRDMELSQPMDRLLCGDVGYGKTEVALRAAMKAVMDGKQVAVLAPTTVLAQQHYRTFCERLAPFPIKVEVLSRFRGPQDQKQVVRAANAGTVDILIGTHRLLQKDIKLPELGLLIVDEEQRFGVGHKEQIKELKANIDVLTMTATPIPRTLHMALLGVRDLSVINTPPEGRFPVQTYVLEYADQLAVSAIRRELDRGGQIYLVYNRVQGIDSLAGRLRNLLPEVQIGVVHGQMAEGLMERTMVDFYDGKYNVLLSTTIIENGLDIPNVNTVFIYDADRLGLSQLYQLRGRVGRGRRLAYAYFTYRRDKVLSEKAQKRLAAIKEFTELGSGYKIALKDLEIRGAGNIIGPEQHGFISAVGFDLYCKLLDEKIKEITGQIAKQPAKTEVSIELPLSAYIPEAYLPEQEKIYVYRQVKDAESLSAIDELEGELTDRFGAPPQAVTNLLDVGRIRVLAGSIGIESISHAESKLTGESALRLEFAQNRGPDGEVLQKLWAKHRGQLDFKAGNGPLVTWKVEKNILGELEQLLHQFSKS